In Bos indicus x Bos taurus breed Angus x Brahman F1 hybrid chromosome 23, Bos_hybrid_MaternalHap_v2.0, whole genome shotgun sequence, the genomic window GAAGTTTAAGTGTGAGGTCATTACTGAGTGCAGCAGGGCATGGAAAAAACCAATGATCCAGACAGTGACAGCCATCTGGATACAGACTTGATGATTCATGATAAGAgtataatgaagtggtttgcagatggccacaaAGCGGTCAAAGCCCATCACGGCCAGCAACATGGCCTCTGTGCTGCCCATGAAGTGAAAGAAATGAAGCTGGCTTATGCAGCCCAAGAAAGAAATTGCTTTGTGTGTAGAGAGGAAGTTCTCCAGCATCTTTGGCAGACTCACTGTGGAGAAGCAGATATCTATACATGCCAggtttcccaggaaaaaatacataggagAATGGAGTCTTGGATCAGAGGTGACAACCATCAGGATGGCTCCATTCCCAGCCACATTGACAATGTAAATTGCAAGGAAAAGCACAAAGAGAACAggctgcagtacttggatgtctGTCACTGGCAGGAGGAGAAATTCAGTGACCGATGTTCGATTCAGCATCacttgaaagaaaagacaaaataacatGGAATGTGATCTCTGATGGGGACCGGAGTCCTCCTGCTGAGAATTTTCTCACCCAGACAATAATATTTTGAGAGAGAGCACTGCTATTTAAATACTCCCAGCATCACAGGTTGTACAATATTTGGACCACTAGATTATTAAATATTGAAGTTACATGGTGTTTGTGGACTGTTActcaaacactttttaaaattagatttatcaatatttttctttcttccagggaTTCAGAGCATGTTGCCAGCCTACCCTCTTCTCTAATAACACTTGTGTTTTATCATCCTAAGATCTAACAGAGAGTCAATTTTTAAATAGTCCACTACGCTGCTTTTTCTTAACAAAGTAAGAACTCATTTGACTTActtaagataaataaacaaagacaGAACAGTAAGAGCTCTAAGGAAACTGAAATAGAGATGCAAACTATGGAATGCTTTCtgtaaaaaggaaacattttaagtttgggaaatccttgaaaggaaaagaaaaagatttgatGTGACTAGAATTAAAAAGTGGATTCAGTAGGGAACATTTCTAGCAATCCCATGGGATTCTCACCCTTATAGCTAGAAAAAATTTTGAGTAAATATCTAACcattatttcagctttattgaaggCTGGCTTCCAGGTATTCAGAGTAGCTTTCCTTGATAACCATGTATGGTTTTATATTATTAAACTTTATCACTCCTGCTTAAGAGATGCATGATATGCCAAATATCATTTTTGGTTCTCTCCCCTcaaaacaaaattgtttcaaaaatcCTTGGGGAAGAGAACCATTTCCTAACATCTAAAGATAATAGTAATCAGACTTTATGTACCAAATGATTTATTTCACTGCATCCTGAATATTTAAAGATCACATATTTACCCTGGAGAACACTTAGAGAAAGGCAATAAAAATGTAGGCAGT contains:
- the LOC113881468 gene encoding olfactory receptor 12D2-like, which produces MLNRTSVTEFLLLPVTDIQVLQPVLFVLFLAIYIVNVAGNGAILMVVTSDPRLHSPMYFFLGNLACIDICFSTVSLPKMLENFLSTHKAISFLGCISQLHFFHFMGSTEAMLLAVMGFDRFVAICKPLHYTLIMNHQVCIQMAVTVWIIGFFHALLHSVMTSHLNFCDSNQINHFFCDVKPLLKLACGNTELNWWLVNNVTGTIATGACFLTFLSYFYIIIYLFFKTHSCRMLRKALSTCASHFVVVVLFHVPGVFVYIHPASSSSMDQDQISALMYNGVTPVLNPLIYTLRNKEVKRALRRVISRSQ